The sequence below is a genomic window from Aspergillus nidulans FGSC A4 chromosome V.
GCTTAGTGGAACCACCAGGTGTCATTTTTCATAGTAACCAAAATGTCGTGTCCCATTTAGAAGCAGCCGGTACCCAATCTTGATTCAAGGCTGTTATAGTAAGTCAGAATGTGGGGTTGTTGTTGATCAATGGTTCTCGGTCGAATTCCAGAGCCATGACGTGATTGAGTTAAGAATACGTGAGTATAATCACAATGCAGCGAAGCAGCAGGGCAGGTAAAATGATTCCGAAGGAGTTGTGAGGACAAATAGCTTAGAATAGGTATTCCAATATCTTTATCTTGTAGTCTTTGCTGAATTTTCCTCAATATGATATTATTTGCAGGAATCTCCTCTAgcttgttctcttgcttgCTACATATTTAAGACCTTCGCGGACTAGTACTCTAAAACCCCGTTGGTAGTCGAGCCTGATTTTTAGTAATTCAACATCTTGGCGAAGTCAATAtagattgaagagaaagctATAGCTTCATATGAGAAAGAGTTGATAGAGACCAGGCTTATAACTATGAAGCATTAGACTAGACATAATTACCAGCATTAAACGCAGTGATATAAAAGATGTCTGATTCTTCCAGTCTAGCTCTATTGGGCGGTTTAAATGCAaagaaataataagcaaCCTGGTCTAATACAGCAGTTGGAAGAGATATAACTTTGGGCCATGAAAAAGGCGGAAATCTCTGCACAAGCATCGGCTAGCCAGAGCTTGCAGTTCCAATATCTGAAATAGGAAACTTCCCTTATACGACTAGCtgtcacatacggtcgacaTATTCCTACTAAGATCCCTATAATGTCTGAATTGGTCTGTTCGGCGTCACCCGACACTGATAACTGATCGAAAAAGATAAATTTTCTCAATAAAGCTCATGCTCACTGAACTACTCGTATGTCTTTGAGACCAGAATATAATTGGTCAATCTTGCCTCGCCGCATAAGGAAGAGAATTAGTAGTAAGCCGTAATCCGCATGGAACAAAGAGTGCAATAATATGAAGAAAGGTGGTGGTAGCCATTGACTGCGCAATGGCGCCCAGGCGTCGGCCATACACCGCTAGCTCGTCCAGCGGAAATACCAAAAGCTCCCACTTCGGTCCTGGCTCTACCAGTCCCGCTACCATGGAACAGGCCTCGACTCGCTCTCTACTATGGCTAAATGAGCTGCAGCTGGTGAATCCTGTGCCATTCGCGCCAATGAGCTGCGAAAGCTAAAACCTGGTGAGTTAAAAAAGCCACGCTAATTGCTGACAGGAAGCCCAACCCCGGGCTAAAGCCTCAGCTAAGGATCCGTACTGACAAGTGAGAACTTATAAATATCCCACATCCAGACTCGATCAGCATTCCATCTTACCATTTTCCAGACACAGTCCTGCAGAAATGTCCCTCATCAACCTCCAGATTCCAGACGAATACCGCGATCAGCTCGAACGAGCAGAGCCGCTGGACAACAGAACCAACGAGCAGATtatctcctccctctcaaGCTATCAGCCGGTCACGTCCGAGAAAAACATCTGGGCCTTCTGGCATGCCGGGCTGGATGCAATGCCCGCCTGGTGCCAGCGCAATGTAGCAGACTGGCAACGCGTCTGCGGGCCGTCATGGACGATCCGTGTCCTCGACACCGTCCCTGGCTCGCCCAACCATGCACTCCAATATATTCCTCCAGAACTCCTTCCCGAAACGTTTGTGAACAGTACAATGGACGGTCCGTATACTGGACCCCATAGCGCCGATTTCCTGCGCGGCgcctgtcttcttctccacggcGGGGTGTTCATGGATGTAGGCATTATTCTGACCCGATCGCTGGACCGGATCTGCTGGGCTCAGCTAGAGGACCCTTGCACGCCTTTCAATGTCTCTGTACCCTGGATGTATGGAACAACAATGGCGAACCATTTCGTTGCGAGCCGCAAGGGCGACCCTTTCATCCGACGGTGGCATGAGCTCTTCCTGTATGTGTGGAAAGACCGCACTAACTTCCAGGGACTCACGAAGCACCCGTTATTTGCGTTTGCCGCACATCTGGACTTCTCTGCGTCGGCAAAGAGGGGTTTCAAGTGGGAGTTTATTGTTGATCCGGCTACGGTGTTCGACTACATTTCGCAGGTTTTGGCTTGGATTCGACTGACAATGTTGGAAGACGCGGGAGACGGGTTCAGCTGTGCTGATTATGCTGTCAACAATATCCTCTGGTTCGATGTCCTGCCTGAGAACTGGGGGTTTGAGGAGAAAGTCGGTTTTCGTGGAGAGAATCTGTTTAGGATCATGGCCACACGGACAGATGGCGATCCGGAGAGCGAAGAGTACAAGAAGGCGCACGAGGTTGTCTGGCACTTCTTGTCCCAGTGCAGCATGCAAAAGATCACGCACGGGGagaatttgacgaagacgcCCGCGCTAGGTTCATTGTGGGATAGGGAGGAGAATCAGGGCAAGGATATCGAGCCAGGGACTTTTGCTGAGCTGCTCAGATACGGAACAACACATTTTAAGCAGACGAGAAGTACAATTCGCTATGTGACTGtggagaagccgaaggaGACGATGCGGAAGGGCGTCTTTGAGCCCTAAATGAGCTGATCCCTACCTGTCCTGGATAAAAGGTCCAATGTCTCTTATCACCGTCATGCTTTCTCTCAATATATTTCTGTGGCTTGTCTCTGAATCAAGGCTAGCAAGCTCATATTTTTCATTAAACCGGCCGTGATACATCCCCAATAGGAAATTTGTTGAGTTGGAGTTTCTAGGGTCTTGCCGTTTCGTGCTGTCGGAGATATAATCTTATTTGGCCAAGAATTTCGCATACTCTGCTGGTTATAAACTCGTTTCTAATAATCGAGACTTATACAATCCCAGAAATATGAGCAGTAGAAAAGGTAATTATGGCTGCAAGAAGTAGTATGTAGCCATCTTGCCTCATCTGCGTTGGTGACATTCAATGCCGCCAATGAGTTCGCCGCCTGGGGACATATTTAACattgaaaagagagagaggaaatCTGCTGTCAGCAGATGCATGCTTGCgtactgctgcagctgcctTTGTCCTTTGTGTAGGGACGTCTGGCTGAACGTCCAATCCAGTCTCCTTTATCAGACTCGTTTCATTTGTAGCAAAACACCTGAAAGAGAACGCACATCTCGGAGGTTGATAGTAAAGGCGCTAGACATAGCTCTCCTAGGCCATGAGTCTGCCGTAGTAGCACCGACCACAAGTGGGTTAGATCCTTGCCCTAGTGCGACTGGGCCAAGTACCACCAGCCCTACTGGCAGAACAGAGGTATATTTAATACGTGCATCCCTATGCCTAGTTGTTCTCCTACTTCTCTTATTAAACATTATACCAACATGCCTTCAACTTTCCACAACACCCGGCCATTTTCTACTGCCAATTCTTTATCTGTTCATCAGAGTCCCAGTGCTCTCTCTCCACAATCAAACCTGTCTAGTGACTATGCAAAGACCGGGATGGGCTAGCACGCCTTGCTGCACTTTCTTAGCACAGATCTTTGCGGCCCATCTATGCAATGCCAATGCGGCCAAGGGTGCACTGCATGAGAGACACTGCTTGCTTCCCTCGACCGGCAGTTTCAACTCGATCTCTCACTTGTTGAACTTGAACAAGCTACTACCTAGCCATAAATGTAAAAGTTTGGGAACTTGACCCTGCCAGTACAACAGCATGATCCATTCGTCCAGCGTCTGAAGAGCTCGACTGTCTGAGTGGGCTATGCCCATCTGCAATGCGGAAATTGCTAGCGCCCAGCACGGCCGTAATGCATCGACGGAAATGAAGAGAGCACCCAGATCTAGCTGGTCAAGCGCCATATTGTCCTTTTTACCTCTGATACCGGTCCCGACTATCGATATCAAACGACGACCTCCTGCAATGAGTCCTATTTCATCGTTCATAGGATACTGCTCGAGCATTTTTCTGCGCGTGGTCATATCGTCGAGACAAACTGGCTCATTCAGGCTCATTCAGAACAGGCGATTATGTCTGTTTTGGAATGTGGAAGGTGCTAATActgccaccactgccactgctgACTCCACGCAGACTGAAATTGCAACGCCACCCAACTCAGACCAGAATGATTTCCAACTGCGATATATTCTACCGTGTTCTCCTGTGCACAGGAATTGCGACAAATCGGGATATGAGCGCAGTAAACCAGAGTGTGACCCTGCTGTGGGTAGAGACAGTGCGACtttgtggaaggaggaatgaGGAATGTCTATGCATTGGTGTCAAAGCGTATAGGCTTGTTCAGTTGTCCTATCGGCATAGATGCTCTCAAATATGGGATTCTTCTTTTACCGAATTTACAATCCGTGGTGTATCTACTAATAGTATTGCGCGGACAGGCCCTAAATACAGGAAGTCGTCTCCTTGCGTACTTGGCACATACTAAGTACATACTGAAAGCCCGTATTCTGGCCTGGCCAAAGAGAGCAAATCCGCGTATCCGGCGCCGATGCTACTCACGATGGACCAAACATAAGAATTGTCTACGGCGAAAGTAAAATGACATAAACGAGCCGGCATGCAGCCAATTACCTTAACGATTCTATCTTATCTGCACACTTCCAAGGTCAATCCATCCTTCCAATGCATCTTTAGTGCACAATGCCCACTCCATGAAAAAGAACCACAGTAAGTTTCTACATACATACCTAACTCGTACCTAGCTATCTCGCAATCCAAAAGGCCGTTATAAACAGACAGCCCGTCAAGTGTGCTCCTGATAACACCCAAAGTATACTTCCTCTGCCAGGTGCGGTAATACCCACATACGAAATTAATGACGAACACGTCAGGTCTGTGCTACTTGCAGCGTGccaccgaggaagatggactGCTGATGAGTATTTGCAAACTGACTTTTTGTGCATACCTCCGACCCTGCAGCTCGTTGCTGGGCTGAGAAGAGTAGCCAGCGTAAGATAGGCATTACATACGTTCATGAGAGCCAATGCACATCCTAGCAGATGATATGACTGCAATATCCCTGTTTTAGGGTCATGTGGAAGCCGCCTTCTTATTCTTAATGTTAGTCTAGTCTCTCCTGTTCTCGGGAAGGGGTCTGTCAAGATGAGAATGGTATTGAACTGCATAAAAGGGCTACAGTCGCCCTGAGCCCCCATCCCAGTGCATAACTCTCCCAACAATAGTGAAACTACGGAGACCGGGACTCTGAAAACTTCGCCCCTTTTCTGGTTAATGATGTATACATCGTCGTTGCTGCAGGAGTCACATTCTACTGCGCCTCACTCATCATCTACCGGCTTTATTTCCACCCACTGGCTGGTTATCCAGGCCCCAAGCTTGCGGCTGCGACGCGATGGTATGAGTTCTACTATGATGTGATCCGGCAGGGCAAGTATGTTTACGAGGTGAACCAGATGCATGATAAATACGTTATGTCTTGAACCTACCCATAGTCAATCGTCAATATCAACTAAGTCGTAGGCCCCATTGTCCGGATCAACCCGCACGAGATCGTGATTAAAGACCCAGAGTTCTATAACCAGATATACGTGGCTGGAAATACGCGCCGCACGGAGAAATGGGCGCCATCAAATATCGGCGTTGATGGCAAGTATTACCTTTTCTATGGAGTAGGTATCAAAGCCAACTGCAGCTAACAAGCCAGGCTCGATTGTGATGACCGTGGGCCACGAACTGCACAGGCTGCGTCGTAAGCCTCTAgatcccttcttctctcgTATGGAGATTGACCGGCTCGAGCCGCTGATCGTCAAAGAAGCCAAATTGCTCAACCACCGGCTGCAGAGCTACAGCGGATCAGGGCGCGTCCTCCGACTTGCCGatgtcttctctgcctttgCGGTTGACATGATCACTCATATCTGCTCGGAGGCAGGACCGGTGATGATGAACAAGCCGGAGTTTGGAAAAGACTGGTCTGTCTGCAGCATGCCCTAGCGGAATGCGATGGCTAGCAAGTGTCTAGGAATCAACTCCTCCTGGCAGGAATCCACCGACTTCCTCTCCTCATGCATTTCCCTATTCCGATATTGTTTGTGACCCTATAGCCCTGAGCATTACAACGACTAAGAACAGGATAAACCAGCCTTGCTCAACTGATACCCATCACACTCCTCCGCATATTCCCGGTACTGGCCTCGTACAGACTCGCGCACGAGGTACATCTCCTTCTCTATGACGTTCCAAAAAGCCATCCTAACATGTCAATAATTAAACCAGCTTGCTACAAGACACATCAACGACGCAAAGAGATAGAGCCTCAGTCTTGACGCTAGAAAGGTCCAACAAGAAACCAAGAATTCTCTTTTCCGCCAactcctttccccttccagCGCTGGCGGGCTGCCTGAGTCTGAACTTGACGCTGAGCGCCTCGCCAGCGAGACCATGGTGCTGTTTGGTGCAGGCACTGTCACAGTCACGAGCACGCTCAGCCTTATCTGCTATTATATTCTACGTGATAGCCATATAAGAGACCGGCGAGccggggagctggagggTGTCATGGCCCAGTATCCTACTAGTATGCCTACTTGGCAAC
It includes:
- a CDS encoding glycosyltransferase (transcript_id=CADANIAT00003629), which codes for MSLINLQIPDEYRDQLERAEPLDNRTNEQIISSLSSYQPVTSEKNIWAFWHAGLDAMPAWCQRNVADWQRVCGPSWTIRVLDTVPGSPNHALQYIPPELLPETFVNSTMDGPYTGPHSADFLRGACLLLHGGVFMDVGIILTRSLDRICWAQLEDPCTPFNVSVPWMYGTTMANHFVASRKGDPFIRRWHELFLYVWKDRTNFQGLTKHPLFAFAAHLDFSASAKRGFKWEFIVDPATVFDYISQVLAWIRLTMLEDAGDGFSCADYAVNNILWFDVLPENWGFEEKVGFRGENLFRIMATRTDGDPESEEYKKAHEVVWHFLSQCSMQKITHGENLTKTPALGSLWDREENQGKDIEPGTFAELLRYGTTHFKQTRSTIRYVTVEKPKETMRKGVFEP